A stretch of the Geothermobacter hydrogeniphilus genome encodes the following:
- a CDS encoding type I restriction enzyme HsdR N-terminal domain-containing protein: protein MELTEQSFRDRLSYLSRAKIEKDEEWNDIVRRLKEKGVEYCIVLPLFEVVLGFDPLKDVKMEQGSDEYSNQRFDFVITPQENNHYSLIIEAKSLLETNLKKHEEQITKYMRDNQEYPWGILTNGFEWHFFLSKKYIEFKFNDDRPLDNYKSNKIFNVLSLSLSDENFIEIMQGMRKGDLGTFWHNMAKYTYATIAGGRGKRPNIHNNRSINEYISEQIKEAVEIKTGEYWDLIQSGKMNKGDKVFCKNNFIDLTFELDSGGRLILKPKRANTHDFAEFIKHCSNAVELLTAWQGSTNTFTDRSQVVKALTGGKKFTKTLKNMFPFTPSP, encoded by the coding sequence ATGGAGTTAACTGAACAAAGCTTTAGAGATAGATTAAGTTATCTTTCTCGAGCGAAGATTGAAAAAGATGAAGAATGGAATGATATAGTTCGTAGACTGAAAGAAAAGGGTGTTGAATATTGCATTGTCTTGCCTTTGTTTGAAGTCGTCCTTGGATTCGATCCTTTAAAAGATGTTAAGATGGAGCAAGGTTCTGATGAATATAGCAATCAAAGATTTGATTTTGTTATAACTCCACAAGAGAATAATCACTATTCCCTAATCATTGAGGCAAAATCCTTATTAGAAACAAACTTAAAAAAACATGAAGAGCAAATAACTAAATATATGAGAGATAATCAAGAATATCCTTGGGGGATATTGACTAATGGATTTGAGTGGCATTTTTTCTTATCTAAGAAATATATTGAGTTTAAATTCAATGATGATCGACCGTTAGATAATTACAAGAGCAATAAAATATTTAATGTATTGTCATTGTCGTTAAGTGATGAGAACTTTATTGAGATAATGCAAGGTATGAGGAAGGGGGATTTGGGAACTTTTTGGCATAATATGGCAAAATATACTTATGCGACTATTGCTGGTGGTCGCGGGAAAAGGCCAAATATCCACAATAATAGATCGATTAATGAATATATTTCTGAACAAATTAAAGAGGCTGTCGAAATTAAGACTGGTGAATATTGGGATCTTATACAGTCTGGAAAAATGAATAAAGGTGATAAGGTTTTCTGTAAAAACAATTTTATTGACCTAACATTTGAATTAGATAGTGGTGGACGTTTAATATTGAAACCAAAAAGAGCTAATACACATGATTTTGCGGAATTTATAAAGCATTGTAGTAATGCTGTTGAGCTACTTACTGCATGGCAGGGTTCAACAAATACTTTTACAGATAGAAGTCAAGTTGTTAAGGCCCTCACTGGTGGGAAAAAATTTACTAAAACCTTAAAAAATATGTTTCCATTTACCCCAAGTCCATAA